From Salinirubellus salinus, the proteins below share one genomic window:
- a CDS encoding fumarylacetoacetate hydrolase family protein yields MKLASFAVETPTGRQRRVGVKVDDGLVDVTSAYAARLAAEGVAAADELARATAPPEMVAFLERGDRALEAAREAREYALSTDEHHHADGGRLVFALDEVDLLSPVPRPTSLRDCMVFEEHVQNSLGEEIPDVWYERPIYYKGNPGSVVGPGDEVAWPAYSETVDYELEVAAVVGKEGRDIPVEAADEYIVGYTVFDDFSARDTQMAEMQGRLGPAKGKDFANALGPYLTTADAIDIGEAGMTATVDGEVWSEGTPGHMEHSFADIVAYISQSETLYPGDVIGSGTVGEGCGLELGQFPEFGDTVALTVEGIGTLENRIAPR; encoded by the coding sequence ATGAAGCTCGCCAGTTTCGCGGTCGAGACACCCACCGGCCGACAGCGACGGGTCGGTGTGAAGGTCGACGACGGACTCGTGGACGTGACGAGCGCGTACGCGGCCCGTCTCGCGGCCGAGGGCGTCGCGGCGGCCGACGAACTCGCCCGAGCGACCGCCCCACCCGAGATGGTCGCGTTCCTCGAACGAGGTGACCGCGCACTCGAGGCCGCCCGCGAGGCCCGCGAGTACGCACTGTCGACCGACGAGCACCACCACGCCGACGGTGGGCGACTCGTCTTCGCCCTCGACGAGGTCGACCTCCTCAGCCCGGTCCCCCGCCCCACGTCGCTCCGGGACTGCATGGTGTTCGAGGAGCACGTGCAGAACAGCCTCGGCGAGGAGATCCCGGACGTCTGGTACGAGCGGCCCATCTACTACAAGGGGAACCCCGGCTCCGTGGTCGGCCCCGGCGACGAGGTGGCGTGGCCGGCCTACAGCGAGACGGTCGACTACGAACTGGAGGTCGCCGCCGTCGTCGGCAAGGAGGGCCGGGACATCCCGGTCGAGGCGGCCGACGAGTACATCGTGGGCTACACGGTCTTCGACGACTTCAGCGCCCGCGACACCCAGATGGCCGAGATGCAGGGCCGTCTCGGGCCGGCGAAGGGGAAGGACTTCGCGAACGCGCTCGGGCCGTACCTGACGACGGCCGACGCCATCGACATCGGCGAGGCGGGGATGACCGCGACGGTCGACGGCGAGGTCTGGTCGGAGGGGACGCCCGGCCACATGGAGCACAGTTTCGCCGACATCGTCGCGTACATCTCGCAGTCGGAGACGCTCTATCCGGGCGACGTCATCGGGAGTGGGACCGTCGGCGAGGGCTGTGGCCTGGAACTCGGGCAGTTCCCCGAGTTCGGCGACACCGTCGCGCTGACCGTCGAGGGCATCGGGACGCTGGAGAACCGCATCGCGCCGCGGTGA
- a CDS encoding PAS domain S-box protein, whose translation MRRGPVDAAHGPEPIAVLHVDDEPGFGELVAYHLERENGRFDVTTATSVEEGLARLDETRYDCIVSDYDMPRRNGLDFLAAVREDAPDLPFVLFTGKGSEEVASEAISTGVTEYLQKETGTGQYAVLANRVENAVEQYRATAAFEASQRRLSLFVEQSPLGVLEYDEDFEIVRVNEVGQEILGYAEDELLGESWDLLVSEESYDDVDSVTTDLAQQVGGHRSVDENVRKDGERIVCEWHNRIVTDDDGDVVSIVSLFQDVTERTAREAELEQYRAYLEGSTDIITVLDEAGRIQYQSPSVTRILGYGEDELVGENGFEIVHPEDRESTWAAFERILTGEEDRVSHEARLRTADDEWRWIEIRGTDYRDNPDIGGIVVNSRDINERREREQALRRTTARLQSLFDESPDMVDIHDADGRIVEANPRLCELTGYSKAELTGMHVWELDETIDPEEATGVWAEMDETAQTKMEGRYRREDGSTFPVEIHIRRHTVDGEPRFIVISRDISDRKQRERQLEQFASVVSHDLRNPLGVAKGRTDLVREECDSDHLDGIENAHARMETLVDDLLMLAREGKQVSQTEVVDLAVLAEGCWQTVHTADATLQVVTDRRIHADRSRLKQLLENLFRNAVEHGSTTSRGASRPGDTVEDGGPEVTVTVGDLSDGDGFYVADDGPGIPGADRDQVFEAGFSTAHDGTGFGLSIVERIATAHGWTVGLRDGEGGACIEIGGVDLER comes from the coding sequence ATGAGACGCGGTCCCGTCGACGCTGCCCACGGACCGGAGCCCATCGCGGTCCTCCACGTGGACGACGAACCGGGGTTCGGCGAACTCGTCGCCTACCACCTCGAACGCGAGAACGGTCGGTTCGACGTGACCACGGCCACCAGCGTCGAGGAGGGGCTCGCCCGACTCGACGAGACCCGCTACGACTGCATCGTCTCCGACTACGACATGCCCCGGCGGAACGGGCTCGACTTCCTCGCCGCGGTCCGTGAGGACGCCCCCGACCTCCCGTTCGTCCTGTTCACCGGGAAGGGGAGCGAGGAGGTGGCCAGCGAGGCCATCTCGACCGGTGTCACGGAGTACCTCCAGAAGGAGACCGGGACGGGCCAGTACGCCGTCCTCGCCAACCGCGTCGAGAACGCGGTCGAGCAGTACCGCGCGACGGCCGCGTTCGAGGCCAGCCAGCGCCGCCTCTCGCTGTTCGTCGAGCAGTCGCCACTCGGCGTGCTCGAGTACGACGAGGACTTCGAGATCGTCCGGGTGAACGAGGTGGGGCAGGAGATCCTCGGCTACGCCGAAGACGAACTGCTCGGCGAGAGCTGGGACCTGCTCGTGAGCGAGGAGAGTTACGACGACGTGGATTCGGTCACGACGGACCTCGCCCAGCAGGTCGGTGGCCACCGGAGCGTCGACGAGAACGTCCGGAAGGACGGCGAGCGGATCGTCTGCGAGTGGCACAACCGTATCGTCACCGACGACGACGGCGACGTCGTCTCCATCGTCTCGCTGTTCCAGGACGTCACCGAGCGGACCGCGCGCGAGGCGGAACTCGAGCAGTACCGGGCCTACCTCGAGGGGTCGACCGACATCATCACGGTGCTGGACGAGGCGGGCCGGATACAGTACCAGAGCCCGTCGGTGACCCGTATCCTCGGCTACGGTGAGGACGAACTCGTCGGCGAGAACGGGTTCGAAATCGTGCACCCCGAGGACAGGGAGTCGACCTGGGCGGCGTTCGAGCGGATCCTGACCGGCGAGGAAGACCGGGTCAGTCACGAGGCCCGACTCCGGACGGCCGACGACGAGTGGCGATGGATCGAGATCCGCGGCACCGACTACCGCGACAACCCTGACATCGGTGGCATCGTCGTCAACAGTCGTGACATCAACGAACGTCGTGAGCGCGAACAGGCCCTCCGTCGGACCACCGCTCGACTCCAGTCGCTGTTCGACGAGTCGCCCGACATGGTCGACATCCACGACGCGGACGGACGCATCGTCGAGGCCAACCCGCGGCTCTGCGAGCTGACCGGCTACTCGAAGGCCGAACTCACGGGGATGCACGTGTGGGAACTGGACGAGACCATCGACCCCGAGGAGGCGACGGGTGTCTGGGCGGAGATGGACGAGACGGCACAGACGAAGATGGAGGGCCGGTATCGACGCGAGGACGGGAGTACGTTCCCCGTCGAGATCCACATCCGGCGCCACACCGTCGACGGCGAGCCCCGGTTCATCGTCATCAGCCGTGACATCTCGGACCGCAAGCAGCGCGAGCGGCAACTCGAGCAGTTCGCGAGCGTCGTCAGTCACGACCTCCGGAACCCGCTCGGCGTGGCGAAAGGCCGTACCGACCTCGTCCGCGAGGAGTGCGACAGCGACCACCTCGACGGCATCGAGAACGCACACGCCCGGATGGAGACCCTCGTCGACGACCTCCTGATGCTCGCCCGGGAGGGGAAGCAGGTGAGCCAGACGGAGGTGGTGGACCTCGCCGTCCTCGCCGAGGGCTGCTGGCAGACCGTCCACACCGCCGACGCGACGCTCCAGGTGGTGACCGACCGGCGGATACACGCCGACCGGAGTCGGCTCAAGCAGTTGCTGGAGAACCTCTTTCGCAACGCGGTGGAGCACGGCTCGACGACCAGCCGAGGCGCTTCCCGCCCCGGCGACACTGTCGAAGACGGCGGCCCGGAAGTCACCGTCACCGTCGGCGACCTGTCCGACGGTGACGGGTTCTACGTCGCCGACGACGGGCCAGGGATCCCCGGGGCCGACCGCGACCAGGTGTTCGAGGCCGGCTTCTCCACGGCCCACGACGGGACCGGGTTCGGGCTGAGCATCGTCGAGCGGATCGCGACCGCACACGGCTGGACGGTCGGGCTCCGCGACGGCGAGGGCGGTGCGTGCATCGAGATCGGCGGGGTCGACCTCGAACGCTAG
- a CDS encoding cyclase family protein — MDLTDTELVDLSIGIEPDAPSEPFPGSVEYHSHEDGAELLAENLHGLGIEDVDAADFPDGIGLAWEEVHAITHTGTHLDAPWHYGPESGGEPAKTIDEVPLEWCRGNAVVLDFTWKEPGSEITPDELDAQLEALDHELAPGEIVLLETGADDLWGTPEYLTEFPGMSGAATKHLVEQGVKVIGTDAYGFDKPFGEMGRRYVETGDEGELWPAHFAGRDVEYCQIEKLANLDALPRRTDVPLVTFPVVVEGASAGWVRPVAMFDETLGGEGDA; from the coding sequence CTGGACCTCACCGACACCGAACTGGTCGACCTCAGCATCGGCATCGAACCGGACGCGCCGAGCGAACCGTTCCCCGGCAGCGTCGAGTACCACTCGCACGAGGACGGGGCCGAACTGCTGGCCGAGAACCTCCACGGGCTCGGCATCGAGGACGTCGACGCCGCGGACTTCCCCGACGGTATCGGGCTGGCGTGGGAGGAGGTCCACGCCATCACCCACACGGGGACGCACCTCGACGCGCCGTGGCACTACGGCCCCGAGTCCGGCGGCGAACCGGCGAAGACCATCGACGAGGTCCCGCTGGAGTGGTGTCGCGGGAACGCCGTCGTCCTCGACTTCACGTGGAAGGAACCGGGGAGCGAGATCACGCCCGACGAGCTAGACGCGCAACTCGAGGCACTCGACCACGAACTCGCGCCCGGCGAGATCGTCCTGCTGGAGACCGGTGCCGACGACCTGTGGGGCACGCCGGAGTACCTCACCGAGTTCCCCGGCATGAGCGGCGCGGCGACGAAGCACCTCGTCGAGCAGGGCGTGAAGGTGATCGGGACCGACGCGTACGGGTTCGACAAGCCGTTCGGCGAGATGGGTCGGCGCTACGTCGAGACCGGCGACGAGGGGGAGCTGTGGCCGGCGCACTTCGCCGGCCGCGACGTGGAGTACTGCCAGATCGAGAAGCTCGCGAACCTCGACGCCCTGCCCCGGCGGACGGACGTGCCGCTGGTGACGTTCCCGGTGGTCGTCGAGGGCGCGAGCGCCGGGTGGGTGCGGCCGGTCGCGATGTTCGACGAGACCCTCGGGGGCGAAGGAGACGCGTGA
- a CDS encoding sulfite exporter TauE/SafE family protein, translating into MTTSLPPVLHTGLSTSGQVELSVFLLVGLLGGAHCLGMCGPLVTVYADRLRDGGSQRSDGRRGGVTFRELRQHLLFNLGRTGSYAALGGLFGLAGALFYDAAETVLVVGGWVRATLGLTMGLLVVGTGLRYLGGDYGGHAAGGRLPLVGRLASLFGRLQARIDGWVHGPGIVALGLVHGLLPCPLLYPAYLYAFVRGSPTTGVLTLGVLGLGTVPALFAYGTVLGTVGATGRERLHRALGVAFLVLGLMPIAHALALFGLQVPHLEPPIYQPLGG; encoded by the coding sequence CTGACCACGAGCCTCCCACCGGTCCTCCACACGGGGCTCTCGACGAGCGGGCAGGTCGAGCTCTCTGTGTTCCTGCTCGTCGGCCTGCTCGGCGGCGCGCACTGCCTCGGGATGTGTGGCCCGCTCGTGACGGTGTACGCCGACCGTCTCCGTGACGGTGGGAGCCAGCGCAGCGACGGGCGTCGGGGCGGCGTCACCTTCCGCGAACTCCGCCAGCACCTCCTGTTCAACCTGGGTCGGACGGGGAGCTACGCCGCGCTTGGCGGCCTGTTCGGGCTGGCCGGCGCGCTGTTCTACGACGCGGCCGAGACCGTCCTCGTCGTGGGGGGCTGGGTCCGCGCGACGCTCGGCCTGACGATGGGGTTGCTCGTCGTCGGGACCGGGCTCCGCTATCTCGGGGGCGACTACGGCGGCCACGCAGCTGGGGGGCGCCTCCCGCTGGTCGGTCGGCTGGCGTCACTGTTCGGGCGCCTCCAGGCGCGGATAGACGGGTGGGTCCACGGTCCGGGTATCGTCGCACTCGGGCTGGTTCACGGGCTGTTGCCGTGTCCGCTGCTCTACCCGGCGTACCTCTACGCGTTCGTCCGTGGCTCGCCGACGACCGGCGTCCTCACGCTGGGCGTCCTCGGCCTGGGGACCGTCCCCGCCCTGTTCGCCTACGGGACGGTGCTCGGGACGGTAGGCGCGACCGGCCGCGAGCGCCTCCACCGGGCGCTCGGCGTGGCGTTCCTCGTCCTCGGGCTGATGCCGATCGCCCACGCGCTCGCGCTGTTCGGGCTCCAGGTTCCGCACCTCGAACCGCCGATCTACCAGCCGCTCGGCGGGTGA
- a CDS encoding ABC transporter permease, producing the protein MGLVEQLPAAWRYLLENQTEFVELLTTHLQLVVVAVVCAILVAVPAGILATRRPRLKGYILGTGNVAQSVPTIAIIFLVFPVLGIGFTTALVGLFTYAILPILTNTIAGIEDVDASTVEAARGMGMTDWEILKQIQLPLALPVIFAGIRTASVITVGTAYLAFFIGGGGLGLWVVVGIKLFNMPQVLAGAIPGALLAIGMDSLFALVERRLGGEGLQNASAAGA; encoded by the coding sequence ATGGGGCTCGTCGAACAGCTCCCGGCGGCGTGGCGCTACCTCCTCGAGAACCAGACGGAGTTCGTCGAACTGCTCACCACGCACCTCCAGCTCGTGGTCGTCGCGGTGGTCTGTGCCATCCTCGTGGCCGTCCCCGCCGGTATCCTCGCGACCCGGCGACCTAGACTGAAGGGCTACATCCTCGGGACTGGCAACGTCGCACAGTCGGTGCCCACCATCGCCATCATCTTCCTCGTGTTCCCCGTCCTCGGTATCGGGTTCACGACGGCGCTGGTCGGCCTGTTCACCTACGCCATCCTCCCCATCCTCACCAACACCATCGCGGGCATCGAGGACGTCGACGCGTCCACCGTCGAGGCCGCCCGTGGCATGGGGATGACCGACTGGGAGATACTCAAGCAGATACAGCTCCCGCTCGCGCTCCCCGTCATCTTCGCGGGCATCCGGACCGCCTCGGTCATCACCGTCGGGACGGCCTACCTCGCCTTCTTCATCGGCGGCGGCGGGCTCGGCCTCTGGGTGGTCGTCGGCATCAAACTGTTCAACATGCCGCAGGTGCTCGCGGGCGCCATCCCCGGCGCGCTGCTCGCCATCGGGATGGACTCGCTGTTCGCGCTCGTCGAGCGTCGGCTCGGTGGCGAGGGGCTCCAGAACGCGTCGGCGGCCGGCGCCTGA
- a CDS encoding ABC transporter permease — protein sequence MSPLASSVVSGPLFVGSYVEYLTSNADSLVRLTLQHVAIIAQAIAIAVPLGVVVGTLITYNDRAATVVLWLAGVMMTVPSIALFGLLIPAFGIGQPPVVVALVLYSQLPVIRNTYVGLDRVDQAAVEAGTGLGMTRFERLRRVKLPMALPVIMAGVRNAVVVLIGIAAIGAFIGAGGLGDLIFNGVSEPDIEELVVGTVVLSLLTLSVDYGFGLIERVLRLRNGEDVELPRLVRGAVTGTDTAPDTGTSAGETA from the coding sequence ATGTCCCCTCTCGCCTCGTCTGTCGTGAGCGGCCCCCTGTTCGTCGGTAGCTACGTCGAGTACCTCACCTCGAACGCCGACAGTCTCGTCCGACTCACGCTCCAGCACGTCGCCATCATCGCCCAGGCCATCGCCATCGCGGTGCCGCTCGGGGTCGTGGTCGGGACGCTCATCACGTACAACGACCGGGCGGCGACGGTCGTACTCTGGCTCGCTGGCGTGATGATGACCGTGCCGAGCATCGCGCTGTTCGGCCTGCTCATCCCCGCGTTCGGTATCGGCCAGCCGCCGGTCGTCGTCGCGCTGGTGCTCTACTCGCAGCTGCCGGTCATCCGCAACACGTACGTGGGGCTGGACCGCGTCGACCAGGCGGCCGTTGAGGCCGGCACGGGACTCGGTATGACCCGGTTCGAACGGCTCCGTCGGGTGAAACTCCCGATGGCGCTCCCGGTCATCATGGCTGGGGTCCGTAACGCCGTGGTCGTGCTCATCGGCATCGCGGCCATCGGCGCGTTCATCGGGGCCGGCGGCCTCGGTGACCTCATCTTCAACGGCGTCTCCGAGCCGGACATCGAGGAGCTCGTGGTCGGGACGGTGGTGCTGTCGCTGCTGACGCTGTCCGTCGACTACGGCTTCGGGCTGATCGAGCGCGTCCTCAGGCTGCGCAACGGCGAGGACGTCGAGCTACCGCGGCTGGTCCGGGGTGCCGTCACCGGCACCGACACGGCCCCGGACACAGGCACGAGTGCGGGTGAGACGGCATGA
- a CDS encoding glycine betaine ABC transporter substrate-binding protein, whose translation MTVKHTRRQVLKRGAVAGGAVGLTSLAGCSSFLGGGGTAVKVGSKQFTEQELLGHMAYEALDANADVEVVNEVGLGGTTTNFRAVKSDEIDLYWEYTGTAWATLPPKHDEVITDPQQIYQKVDEEVQSEHSLDFLQRAPFNNTYVLTANPDWVEQTGVETLSGFAEYVNGGNTDFTVVLNAEFENRADGWPGVAKHYGFDGALSDIQVTNVDSGLTYQTVGQGDAQVGVGFNTNPKIVRFDLTVLEDDEQFFPVYNPAPLVNQDALESAPSIEEPLNAIGPTLSTEKIRSLNKQVSIDGGDPQKTAREFLSNEGLI comes from the coding sequence ATGACAGTGAAGCACACGCGACGACAGGTACTGAAACGGGGGGCCGTTGCGGGTGGTGCAGTCGGCCTCACCTCGCTGGCCGGCTGTTCGAGCTTCCTCGGGGGCGGGGGGACCGCGGTCAAGGTCGGCTCCAAGCAGTTCACCGAGCAGGAACTGCTCGGCCACATGGCCTACGAGGCGCTCGACGCCAACGCCGACGTCGAGGTCGTGAACGAGGTCGGACTGGGCGGGACGACCACGAACTTCCGGGCGGTCAAGAGCGACGAGATCGACCTCTACTGGGAGTACACGGGGACCGCGTGGGCGACGCTCCCGCCGAAACACGACGAGGTCATCACGGACCCGCAGCAGATCTACCAGAAGGTCGACGAGGAGGTCCAGAGCGAGCACAGCCTCGACTTCCTGCAGCGGGCACCGTTCAACAACACGTACGTGCTGACGGCGAACCCAGACTGGGTGGAACAGACCGGCGTCGAGACGCTCTCCGGGTTCGCCGAGTACGTGAACGGAGGCAACACCGACTTCACCGTCGTGCTGAACGCCGAGTTCGAGAACCGGGCCGACGGGTGGCCCGGCGTCGCGAAGCACTACGGCTTCGACGGCGCCCTGTCGGACATCCAGGTGACGAACGTCGACTCGGGGCTAACCTACCAGACGGTCGGCCAGGGGGACGCGCAGGTCGGGGTCGGCTTCAACACGAACCCGAAGATCGTCAGGTTCGACCTCACCGTGCTCGAAGACGACGAGCAGTTCTTCCCGGTCTACAACCCGGCGCCGCTCGTGAACCAGGACGCGCTGGAGTCCGCACCCAGCATCGAGGAGCCGCTGAACGCCATCGGCCCGACGCTCTCGACCGAGAAGATCCGGAGCCTGAACAAGCAGGTGTCAATCGACGGTGGCGACCCACAGAAGACCGCTCGTGAGTTCCTGTCGAACGAAGGCCTGATCTGA
- a CDS encoding universal stress protein, producing the protein MSRVLLPASNHSKWAESVADVVVDTEADEDLTVVVSHVFDADEVTSTSENLDIEGRADVDELASRKSGVGAALRRLDDADIDTEVRGIEHEGEPAEAIVDAVESVDADRLYMYSRKRSPAGKALFGSTLQEVVIEARVPVVVVPSNAL; encoded by the coding sequence ATGAGCAGGGTACTCCTCCCGGCGAGTAACCACTCGAAGTGGGCCGAGAGCGTCGCCGACGTCGTCGTCGACACCGAGGCCGACGAGGACCTCACGGTGGTCGTCAGCCACGTCTTCGACGCGGACGAGGTGACCTCGACCAGCGAGAACCTCGACATCGAGGGGCGTGCGGACGTGGACGAACTGGCCAGCCGCAAGTCCGGCGTCGGCGCGGCCCTCCGGCGACTCGACGACGCCGACATCGACACCGAGGTCCGTGGCATCGAACACGAGGGCGAACCGGCCGAGGCCATCGTCGACGCCGTGGAGTCCGTCGACGCCGACCGGCTCTACATGTACAGCCGCAAGCGGAGCCCGGCCGGGAAGGCACTCTTCGGCAGCACGCTCCAGGAGGTCGTCATCGAGGCGCGCGTGCCAGTGGTCGTCGTGCCGTCGAACGCACTTTGA
- a CDS encoding ABC transporter ATP-binding protein, with protein MIEFENVTKEYPDGTVAIEEISFTVEEGTTTVLVGPSGCGKTTTMKLVNRLEDPTEGTVYFGGTDISELDEIDLRRQVGYVIQEIGLFDHMTVGENIATVPDLKGWDEGRIEERVDELLELMDLPPEQYRDQYPTELSGGQRQRVGVARALAADPDVMLMDEPFGALDPITRENLQQEFLDIQAEINTTILFVTHSIDEALKMGDRIAIFDVGEVVQYDTPDEILANPKNEFVEDFIGADRTLKQLQVTPVREVMEEPTEEHGEVVATVEGNGHAEHVVGEAGDVVPVEPTDSTQVALSRLIQGGVDALPVTRDDEVVGVVTEAAIRGSRDGGP; from the coding sequence ATGATAGAGTTCGAGAACGTAACCAAGGAGTATCCGGACGGTACCGTGGCCATCGAGGAGATCAGTTTCACCGTCGAGGAGGGCACGACGACCGTCCTCGTCGGCCCTTCGGGGTGTGGCAAGACGACGACGATGAAGCTCGTCAACCGCCTCGAGGACCCGACCGAGGGGACGGTCTACTTCGGCGGGACCGACATCTCCGAGCTCGACGAGATAGACCTCCGCCGGCAGGTCGGCTACGTCATCCAGGAGATCGGCCTGTTCGACCACATGACCGTCGGCGAGAACATCGCGACGGTCCCTGACCTCAAGGGCTGGGACGAGGGGCGCATCGAGGAGCGCGTCGACGAACTCCTCGAGCTGATGGACCTCCCGCCAGAGCAGTACCGCGACCAGTATCCCACCGAACTGTCGGGTGGTCAGCGCCAGCGCGTCGGCGTCGCCCGGGCGCTCGCAGCCGACCCGGACGTGATGCTGATGGACGAGCCGTTCGGGGCGCTCGACCCCATCACCCGAGAGAACCTCCAGCAGGAGTTCCTCGACATCCAGGCGGAGATCAACACCACCATCCTGTTCGTCACGCACTCCATCGACGAGGCGCTGAAGATGGGCGACCGCATCGCCATCTTCGACGTCGGCGAGGTCGTCCAGTACGACACGCCCGACGAGATACTGGCGAACCCCAAGAACGAGTTCGTGGAGGACTTCATCGGCGCCGACCGGACGCTGAAACAGCTCCAGGTGACGCCGGTCCGCGAGGTCATGGAGGAGCCCACCGAGGAGCACGGCGAGGTGGTCGCCACCGTCGAGGGCAACGGGCACGCGGAGCACGTCGTCGGCGAGGCTGGCGACGTCGTCCCGGTGGAGCCGACCGACAGCACGCAGGTCGCGCTCTCACGGCTCATCCAGGGCGGTGTCGACGCGCTCCCGGTCACCCGCGACGACGAGGTGGTCGGTGTCGTGACCGAGGCCGCCATCCGCGGCAGTCGAGACGGGGGACCGTAG